The following coding sequences are from one Kogia breviceps isolate mKogBre1 chromosome X, mKogBre1 haplotype 1, whole genome shotgun sequence window:
- the EDA2R gene encoding tumor necrosis factor receptor superfamily member 27 has product MSTGTNGDGVSLANSVGLDKSSPRIVVMEKVEMHTAQPALPADTKAAGATIDVRLASPVLSSIVSRRRTVQLPLMPSVGTVCPGAFQLSLVEADVPTVSPQEVTLVALVSSLLMVFTLAFLGLFFLYCKQFFNRNCQRVSGGSLQFEADEAAEEETLFSMPPGQETSPESPLSESIFETQALNPILDDDCSSTRGFPTQESFTLASCASESHSHWVHTPIECTELDLRKFSSSASYTGSETLRGNTAESSGDRLELTAPFEVPSL; this is encoded by the exons GATTGTGGTTATGGAGAAGGTGGAGATGCATACTGCACAGCCTGCCCTCCCCGCAGATACAAAAGCAGCTGGGGCCACCATAGATGTCAGACTTGCATCACCTGTGCTGTCATCAATCGTATCCAGAAGGAGAACTGTACAGCTACCTCTAATGCCGTCTGTGGGGACTGTCTGCCCAG GTGCCTTCCAGTTGAGCTTAGTGGAGGCAGATGTACCCACAGTATCCCCTCAGGAGGTCACACTTGTTGCACTGGTGAGCAGTCTGCTCATGGTGTTTACCCTGGCCTTCCTGGGGCTCTTCTTCCTCTACTGCAAGCAGTTCTTCAACAGAAATTGCCAGCGTG TTTCAGGAGGTTCGCTGCAGTTTGAGGCTGATGAGGCAGCAGAGGAGGAAACTCTCTTCTCCATGCCACCTGGCCAGGAGACCAGTCCTGAGTCCCCACTGAGTGAAAGCATCTTTGAGACCCAGGCACTTAACCCCATCCTGGATGATGACTGCAGCTCGACTCGTGGCTTCCCAACACAGGAGTCTTTTACCTTGGCCTCCTGTGCCTCAGAGAGCCACTCCCACTGGGTCCACACTCCCATCGAATGCACAGAGCTGGACCTGCGAAAGTTTTCCAGCTCTGCTTCCTATACTGGATCTGAGACCTTGAGGGGGAACACAGCTGAAAGCTCTGGAGACAGACTGGAGCTCACTGCACCCTTTGAAGTACCCAGCCTTTAA